One stretch of Streptomyces sp. 135 DNA includes these proteins:
- a CDS encoding ATP-binding cassette domain-containing protein gives MKPLLDVTDLVVRHGDRTVVDRVSFRVDAGETLALIGESGAGKSSTALAVLGLLRPEPGSSVRFDGRETVGLSGRQMRGLRAQFQPVFQDPYSCLAPRKTIGDTITEPLRVHRRPVAGRAAELMELVGLDPALADRLPHELSGGQCQRVGIARALALGPRLLVLDEPVSALDPSVRSGIVNLLTGLQDRLGLGYLFICHDLPLVRHIAHRVAVMAPGGRVVETATAHALFTAPQDPYTRDLLAVAVHHARPTV, from the coding sequence GTGAAACCGTTGCTCGACGTCACCGATCTCGTCGTCCGGCACGGCGACCGCACCGTCGTCGACCGTGTCTCCTTCCGCGTCGACGCGGGGGAGACGCTCGCGCTCATCGGCGAGTCGGGGGCCGGGAAATCGTCCACCGCCCTCGCCGTCCTCGGGCTGCTGCGGCCCGAGCCCGGCAGCAGTGTGCGTTTCGACGGGCGGGAGACGGTCGGCCTGTCGGGGCGTCAGATGCGAGGGCTACGGGCTCAGTTCCAGCCCGTCTTCCAGGATCCTTACAGCTGCCTCGCCCCGCGCAAGACCATCGGCGACACCATCACCGAGCCGCTGCGCGTGCACCGCAGACCCGTCGCCGGGCGCGCCGCCGAGCTGATGGAGCTCGTAGGGCTGGACCCCGCCCTCGCGGACCGGCTGCCGCACGAGCTGTCCGGCGGGCAGTGCCAGCGCGTCGGGATCGCCCGCGCGCTCGCCCTCGGGCCCCGGCTCCTCGTCCTCGACGAACCGGTCTCCGCCCTCGACCCCTCCGTGCGCTCCGGCATCGTCAACCTCCTCACCGGCCTCCAGGACCGGCTCGGCCTCGGCTACCTCTTCATCTGCCACGACCTGCCCCTCGTACGGCACATCGCGCACCGCGTCGCCGTCATGGCCCCGGGCGGCCGCGTCGTCGAGACCGCCACGGCACACGCACTCTTCACCGCGCCCCAGGACCCGTACACCCGAGACCTGCTCGCCGTCGCCGTCCACCACGCCCGCCCGACAGTCTGA
- a CDS encoding alpha-N-arabinofuranosidase, producing MTRPDRPARFTVHPDFAVGDVDPRLFGSFVEHLGRCVYTGIHEPGHPTADEAGLRGDVLGLIRELGVTAIRYPGGNFVSGYKWEDSVGPVDERPRRLDLAWRSTESNRFGLSEFIRFVRSVGPQAEPMMAVNLGTRGVAEALELQEYANHPSGTALSDLRAAHGDKDPYGIRLWCLGNEMDGPWQTGHKTAEEYGRLAAETARAMRQIDPSLELVACGSSGQSMETFAAWEATVLAETYDLVDHVSLHAYYEEIDGDRDSFLASAVDMESFIENVVATCDHVGARLKSKKRINLSFDEWNVWYQRRTALQPEEDWQEAPRLLEDNYTVTDAVVFGSLLIALLRHADRVTVACLAQLVNVIAPILTEPGGPAWRQTTFFPFAQASRHGRGRVLDVRVDSPTYDTAKFGEVPLLHATAVRAEDGTVTVFAVNRGQTEPLPIEVALSGLDLGTVIEHSAVADADPEARNTLEDPERVTPHDVPGARLVDGVLTATLEPLSWNVIRLG from the coding sequence ATGACGCGACCCGACCGCCCCGCCCGCTTCACCGTCCACCCGGACTTCGCCGTCGGCGACGTCGACCCGCGGCTCTTCGGCTCCTTCGTCGAGCACCTCGGCCGCTGCGTCTACACCGGCATCCACGAGCCCGGCCACCCCACCGCGGACGAGGCGGGCCTGCGCGGCGACGTCCTCGGCCTCATCCGCGAACTGGGCGTCACCGCCATCCGCTACCCCGGCGGCAACTTCGTCTCCGGCTACAAGTGGGAGGACTCCGTCGGCCCCGTCGACGAACGGCCGCGCCGGCTCGACCTCGCCTGGCGCTCCACGGAGTCCAACCGCTTCGGCCTCTCCGAGTTCATCCGCTTCGTCCGCAGCGTGGGCCCGCAGGCGGAGCCGATGATGGCCGTCAACCTCGGCACCAGGGGAGTGGCCGAGGCCCTCGAACTCCAGGAGTACGCCAACCACCCCTCGGGCACGGCTCTTTCGGACCTGCGCGCCGCCCACGGCGACAAGGACCCCTACGGCATCCGCCTCTGGTGCCTCGGCAACGAGATGGACGGGCCCTGGCAGACCGGGCACAAGACCGCCGAGGAGTACGGCCGTCTCGCCGCCGAGACCGCCCGCGCCATGCGGCAGATCGACCCGTCCCTGGAACTCGTCGCCTGCGGCTCCTCCGGGCAGTCCATGGAGACCTTCGCGGCCTGGGAGGCGACCGTCCTCGCCGAGACGTACGACCTCGTCGACCACGTGTCGCTGCACGCCTACTACGAGGAGATCGACGGCGACCGGGACTCCTTCCTCGCCTCGGCCGTCGACATGGAGTCCTTCATCGAGAACGTCGTCGCGACCTGCGACCACGTCGGCGCCCGGCTCAAGTCGAAGAAGCGGATCAACCTCTCCTTCGACGAGTGGAACGTCTGGTACCAGCGGCGCACCGCCCTCCAGCCGGAAGAGGACTGGCAGGAGGCCCCGCGCCTCCTGGAGGACAACTACACCGTCACCGACGCCGTCGTCTTCGGCTCCCTGCTGATCGCCCTGCTGCGCCACGCCGACCGGGTGACCGTCGCCTGCCTCGCCCAGCTCGTCAACGTCATCGCGCCGATCCTCACCGAACCGGGTGGCCCCGCCTGGCGCCAGACGACGTTCTTCCCCTTCGCGCAGGCCTCCCGGCACGGCCGCGGCCGGGTCCTCGACGTACGCGTGGACTCACCCACGTACGACACGGCGAAGTTCGGCGAGGTGCCCCTGCTGCACGCCACGGCGGTACGCGCCGAGGACGGCACCGTCACCGTCTTCGCCGTCAACCGCGGCCAGACCGAGCCGCTGCCGATCGAAGTGGCCCTGAGCGGCCTGGATTTGGGCACCGTCATCGAGCACAGCGCCGTGGCCGACGCGGACCCCGAGGCCCGCAACACGCTGGAGGACCCGGAGCGGGTCACCCCGCACGACGTGCCGGGCGCGCGGCTCGTGGACGGCGTCCTGACCGCCACCCTGGAGCCGCTGTCCTGGAACGTGATCAGGCTGGGCTGA
- a CDS encoding arabinan endo-1,5-alpha-L-arabinosidase, producing MLLALPAAALLALVPGTAAAYPNPGTVTGDTVLHDPTMVRTPAGKYLLYATGGGISHRSSADRTAFRGGADAFGSRPAWWSRYSTVPEAWAPDISYHGGKYLMYYSVSSFGSNTSAIGLATSATGEPGSWSDQGVVYTSGTASDYNAIDPNLFVDDDGKWWLSFGSWWTGIKMIRVDPATGKQYAGDTARRSLASRPTGTKAVEAPYIVKRNGYYYLFASYDTCCAGTSSTYKIKVGRATSVTGPYRDKNGVAMTDNGGTPVLESHGRYIGPGGQSVMKDVDGDLLVYHYYDGQDGGKPKLGVNLLNWSSGWPVAY from the coding sequence ATGCTTCTCGCCCTCCCCGCCGCCGCGCTGCTCGCCCTCGTGCCGGGCACCGCGGCGGCCTACCCCAACCCCGGGACCGTCACGGGGGACACCGTCCTCCACGACCCGACGATGGTCCGCACCCCGGCGGGCAAGTACCTGCTCTACGCGACCGGCGGCGGCATCAGCCACCGGTCCTCCGCCGACCGCACCGCCTTCCGGGGCGGCGCGGACGCCTTCGGCAGCCGGCCCGCCTGGTGGTCGCGGTACTCCACCGTGCCGGAGGCCTGGGCGCCCGACATCTCGTACCACGGCGGCAAGTACCTGATGTACTACTCCGTCTCCAGCTTCGGCTCCAACACGTCCGCGATAGGACTCGCGACGTCGGCCACGGGCGAGCCGGGCAGCTGGAGCGACCAGGGCGTGGTCTACACGTCGGGCACGGCGAGCGACTACAACGCCATCGACCCGAACCTCTTCGTGGACGACGACGGCAAGTGGTGGCTGTCCTTCGGCAGTTGGTGGACGGGCATCAAGATGATCCGCGTCGACCCGGCGACCGGCAAGCAGTACGCGGGCGACACGGCGCGGCGTTCCCTCGCGTCCCGGCCGACGGGCACCAAGGCCGTCGAAGCGCCCTACATCGTCAAACGCAACGGCTACTACTACCTGTTCGCGTCGTACGACACGTGCTGCGCGGGCACCAGCTCCACGTACAAGATCAAGGTGGGGCGCGCCACGAGCGTGACCGGGCCCTACCGGGACAAGAACGGCGTCGCGATGACGGACAACGGCGGCACGCCCGTCCTGGAGTCACACGGCCGCTACATCGGCCCCGGCGGCCAGTCCGTCATGAAGGACGTGGACGGCGACCTGCTCGTCTACCACTACTACGACGGCCAGGACGGCGGTAAGCCCAAGCTCGGCGTGAACCTCCTGAACTGGAGCAGCGGCTGGCCCGTGGCCTACTGA
- a CDS encoding extracellular solute-binding protein — MPPSLPTRRGVLGGLGALAVAGSFGLAAAGRSASAIASDADVRVRYWNLFSGGDGVNMIAMLDAFRRANPRVDVKDSTLQWGNPYYTKLAMAAAGQRAPDLAVMHLGRIPGFAPGRLLDPWDVGLLARYGVREADFDPLLWKRAVVDGKLYGLPLDIHAQLCFYRRDVCAKAGLLGDDGDLAAVSSPEEWFKALKAAGKATKGGLQTLGMKANEPNFSWWFFLSFYTQLGGTCLSADGRDLTFDTDKAVEVLQFLRQHVTDGYTTPVGIADGEMFINGSPFTWEGNWSVPVFGGAKLDYGAAPLPAVFGRAATHAESHCFVLPHQEGRGGPTDEGAHQLAAYVVRHALDWSRGGHIPAYKPTLKDEKYRALKPQSEYVSAMDHMAVEPDVWFAGSTGILAQRVGPAVAASNSGSASPDATARRMRGIFEKLLTMKDPMAGRAAAAAGGGTA; from the coding sequence GTGCCTCCATCCCTTCCGACCCGCCGCGGCGTCCTCGGCGGTCTCGGAGCGCTCGCCGTCGCGGGCAGCTTCGGCCTCGCGGCAGCGGGGCGCAGCGCCTCCGCCATCGCCTCGGACGCCGACGTCCGCGTCCGCTACTGGAACCTCTTCAGCGGCGGCGACGGCGTCAACATGATCGCCATGCTGGACGCGTTCCGGCGGGCCAACCCCCGTGTCGACGTGAAGGATTCGACGCTCCAGTGGGGCAATCCGTACTACACCAAGCTGGCCATGGCGGCCGCCGGGCAGCGCGCCCCCGACCTCGCCGTGATGCACCTGGGCCGCATCCCGGGCTTCGCACCCGGCCGCCTCCTCGACCCCTGGGACGTGGGCCTCCTCGCCCGGTACGGCGTGCGCGAGGCGGACTTCGACCCGCTGCTGTGGAAACGCGCCGTCGTCGACGGCAAGCTCTACGGCCTGCCGCTCGACATCCACGCCCAGCTCTGCTTCTACCGCCGTGACGTCTGCGCGAAGGCCGGACTCCTCGGCGACGACGGTGACCTGGCCGCCGTCTCCTCGCCCGAGGAGTGGTTCAAGGCCCTCAAGGCCGCCGGGAAGGCGACCAAAGGCGGGCTCCAGACCCTCGGCATGAAGGCCAACGAACCCAACTTCAGCTGGTGGTTCTTCCTGTCCTTCTACACCCAGCTCGGCGGCACGTGCCTGAGCGCCGACGGCCGCGACCTCACCTTCGACACCGACAAGGCCGTCGAGGTCCTCCAGTTCCTCCGGCAGCACGTCACGGACGGCTACACCACGCCCGTCGGCATCGCCGACGGCGAGATGTTCATCAACGGCTCGCCCTTCACCTGGGAGGGCAACTGGTCCGTGCCGGTCTTCGGCGGCGCGAAGCTCGACTACGGCGCGGCGCCGCTGCCGGCCGTCTTCGGCAGGGCGGCCACCCACGCCGAGTCGCACTGCTTCGTCCTGCCCCACCAGGAGGGCCGTGGCGGCCCCACCGACGAGGGCGCCCACCAACTGGCGGCGTACGTCGTCCGGCACGCCCTCGACTGGTCGCGCGGCGGCCATATCCCCGCGTACAAGCCGACGTTGAAGGACGAGAAGTACCGGGCTCTCAAGCCGCAGTCCGAGTACGTCTCCGCCATGGACCACATGGCGGTCGAGCCCGACGTCTGGTTCGCGGGCTCCACCGGCATCCTCGCCCAGCGCGTCGGACCGGCCGTCGCCGCCTCCAACTCCGGCTCCGCGAGCCCCGATGCCACCGCCCGGCGCATGCGCGGCATCTTCGAGAAGCTCCTGACGATGAAGGACCCGATGGCCGGCCGGGCCGCGGCCGCGGCGGGAGGTGGCACCGCGTGA
- a CDS encoding MFS transporter, whose product MSAAATSERPRPRRPRVRVRVRLLRTLPALPKLLVVTQCAFNIGFFAVLPYLADHLSGALGLAGWLVGLILGLRTFSQQGLFVVGGALTDRYGPRPVVLAGCVLRVAGLGWLAFAEATWSVIGAVLLVGFAAALFSPAVETEIARQAVRHEEATGVERTRVLGLFSAGGQAGALLGPVIGAALLAGGFRAACLAGAAVFAVILAAHWRLMPDTRADATATAPSSPSLRDGVRQLVRNRAFLALCLAYSTYLLAYNQLYLALPAELDRALGSQAALGWLFALSSALVVAAQLPLSRAVSARLSHRAALRCGLALIAAAFAGAGALLPVGGIVPALTFVVLLTSGQMLVVPAARAWLPDLVEDRRLGFFTGALSSLSGVVVLAGGAPVGALLERGGALPWLALAAVPLAGLAVVPRK is encoded by the coding sequence ATGTCTGCTGCCGCCACCTCCGAACGCCCACGCCCACGCCGTCCCCGCGTACGCGTCCGCGTCCGCCTCCTGCGGACGCTGCCCGCCCTCCCCAAGCTCCTCGTCGTCACCCAATGCGCGTTCAACATCGGTTTCTTCGCGGTCCTGCCCTACCTCGCCGACCACCTCAGCGGCGCCCTCGGCCTCGCGGGCTGGCTCGTGGGCCTCATCCTCGGCCTGCGCACCTTCAGCCAACAGGGGCTCTTCGTCGTCGGCGGCGCGCTCACCGACCGCTACGGGCCGCGTCCCGTCGTCCTCGCCGGCTGCGTCCTGCGCGTCGCAGGCCTCGGCTGGCTGGCCTTCGCCGAAGCCACCTGGTCGGTGATCGGCGCGGTGCTGCTCGTCGGGTTCGCGGCGGCGCTGTTCTCGCCCGCCGTCGAGACCGAGATCGCCCGCCAGGCGGTACGCCATGAGGAGGCGACCGGCGTCGAACGCACCCGCGTGCTCGGCCTGTTCTCCGCGGGCGGCCAGGCCGGCGCCCTGCTCGGCCCCGTCATCGGCGCGGCGCTCCTCGCGGGCGGCTTCCGCGCCGCGTGCCTCGCGGGCGCGGCGGTGTTCGCCGTGATCCTCGCCGCGCACTGGCGCCTGATGCCGGACACACGGGCCGACGCGACCGCCACCGCCCCGTCCAGCCCCTCGCTCCGGGACGGCGTACGCCAACTGGTCCGCAACCGCGCCTTCCTCGCCCTCTGTCTCGCCTACAGCACCTACCTCCTCGCGTACAACCAGCTCTACCTCGCCCTGCCCGCCGAGCTGGACCGGGCCCTCGGCTCACAGGCCGCCCTCGGCTGGCTCTTCGCCCTGTCGTCCGCCCTGGTCGTGGCGGCCCAATTGCCCTTGTCGCGCGCGGTGTCGGCCCGGCTGTCCCATCGGGCGGCGCTGCGCTGCGGCCTCGCGCTGATCGCCGCGGCCTTCGCTGGGGCGGGGGCGCTGCTGCCGGTGGGCGGCATCGTTCCCGCGCTGACGTTCGTCGTGCTGCTCACCTCGGGGCAGATGCTGGTGGTCCCGGCCGCCCGCGCCTGGCTGCCCGACCTGGTGGAGGACCGCAGGCTCGGCTTCTTCACCGGCGCGCTGTCCTCGCTGTCGGGCGTGGTCGTGCTGGCGGGCGGCGCGCCGGTGGGCGCGCTCCTTGAGCGGGGCGGGGCGCTGCCGTGGCTGGCACTCGCGGCGGTGCCCCTGGCGGGCCTCGCGGTGGTGCCGCGCAAGTGA
- a CDS encoding oligopeptide/dipeptide ABC transporter ATP-binding protein — protein MPLPRDPAGPRRDRWLPAIAGAPPSPFEVPAGCAFASRCPMAVGLCREVEPPLEDTGGGRLVACHRGSELPVPATTLFLGPTQPPGEPLS, from the coding sequence GTGCCGCTGCCCAGGGATCCCGCAGGTCCGCGGCGCGACCGGTGGCTGCCCGCCATCGCGGGGGCGCCGCCCTCCCCGTTCGAGGTCCCCGCGGGGTGCGCCTTCGCGTCTCGTTGTCCGATGGCGGTCGGGCTGTGCCGGGAAGTGGAACCGCCGCTGGAGGACACCGGGGGCGGGCGGCTCGTCGCCTGTCACCGGGGGTCGGAACTGCCCGTGCCCGCCACCACCCTCTTCCTCGGCCCCACACAACCCCCCGGAGAGCCCCTCTCGTGA
- a CDS encoding ABC transporter substrate-binding protein has product MPGSGDDAFKLSRWSTAETLVTLDREGDARPALATRWKRTGERTWAFTVRDGVRFHDGTPLTAEAVERSLTRAAGAAPKPRILDGVDFKAEAKGRTVTVTTGEPDPLVPQRLSSPQLSVLAAKAYRGKTVDPVGAGTGAFVLKEADGTSSATLDRNEKYWGGPVKAAGIDVTFIPDGAARAAALRGGDADIVEAIPVSQASLLAADQITEVPMPRTNTLYLNTEKGVFKDAGQRAAVREAIDAEALVKGVYEGRADVAEGLLGPALPWADRRAGRTDAAKAAEPSGDTVTIGTFTDRAELPEVAATLQQQLKDAGFKVKLEVREYANIEADALAGKFDAFILSRATVIDSGDPAAYLRSDFAGDGSFNISRLADPGVDKAVRKAEETASGDARRAAVLDAETAVLNTDAAIPMLHERVIQGDATDVVGSVKDPRERELITADTYVK; this is encoded by the coding sequence GTGCCCGGCTCCGGCGACGACGCCTTCAAACTGTCGCGCTGGTCCACCGCCGAAACCCTCGTCACCCTGGACCGGGAGGGCGACGCACGGCCCGCGCTGGCCACCCGGTGGAAGCGCACCGGCGAGCGGACCTGGGCGTTCACCGTCCGCGACGGCGTACGGTTCCACGACGGGACGCCGCTCACCGCCGAGGCCGTCGAGCGGTCCCTGACCAGGGCGGCCGGCGCGGCGCCCAAGCCGCGCATCCTCGACGGCGTCGACTTCAAGGCCGAGGCCAAGGGCAGGACCGTCACCGTCACCACCGGCGAGCCCGACCCGCTCGTACCGCAGCGCCTCTCCTCGCCGCAGCTCTCCGTCCTGGCCGCCAAGGCGTACCGCGGCAAGACGGTCGACCCGGTGGGCGCAGGCACCGGCGCCTTCGTCCTGAAGGAGGCCGACGGCACCTCGTCCGCCACCCTCGACCGCAACGAGAAGTACTGGGGCGGCCCCGTGAAGGCCGCCGGGATCGACGTCACCTTCATCCCGGACGGCGCCGCGCGCGCCGCCGCCCTGCGCGGCGGCGACGCCGACATCGTGGAGGCGATCCCCGTCTCCCAGGCCTCGCTCCTCGCCGCGGACCAGATCACCGAAGTGCCGATGCCGCGCACCAACACCCTGTACCTGAACACCGAGAAGGGCGTCTTCAAGGACGCCGGGCAGCGGGCGGCCGTACGCGAGGCCATCGACGCCGAAGCCCTCGTGAAGGGTGTCTACGAAGGGCGCGCCGACGTGGCGGAAGGCCTGCTCGGCCCGGCCCTGCCCTGGGCGGACCGGCGTGCGGGGCGCACCGACGCCGCGAAGGCCGCCGAGCCGTCCGGCGACACGGTCACCATCGGCACCTTCACCGACCGCGCCGAACTGCCCGAGGTGGCCGCCACCCTCCAGCAACAGTTGAAGGACGCGGGGTTCAAGGTCAAGCTGGAGGTGCGCGAGTACGCCAACATCGAGGCCGACGCGCTCGCGGGCAAGTTCGACGCGTTCATCCTCTCCCGCGCCACCGTCATCGACTCCGGGGACCCGGCCGCGTATCTGCGCAGCGACTTCGCGGGCGACGGCTCCTTCAACATCTCCCGACTCGCCGACCCCGGCGTGGACAAGGCCGTCCGCAAGGCCGAGGAGACCGCGTCGGGGGACGCCCGCCGGGCCGCGGTGCTCGACGCCGAGACGGCCGTCCTCAACACCGACGCCGCGATCCCGATGCTCCACGAGCGGGTCATCCAGGGCGACGCCACGGATGTCGTGGGGTCGGTCAAGGACCCGCGTGAACGCGAGCTGATCACCGCCGACACGTACGTCAAGTAG
- a CDS encoding alpha-L-arabinofuranosidase C-terminal domain-containing protein, which produces MARRRGSLALTVTALLAGTLAVGPSAAAEPTDYTIDVDTAGAGAKIDDTMYGVFYEDINRAADGGLYAELVQNRSFEYEPADNRNYTPLTSWDTKGTAKVVNDGGRLHERNRNYLSLAAGSSVTNSGYNTGIAVEKGKRYDFSVWARTDRAGGAPLTLTLHDASGELAAARRVTARGGWAKYKASFTATRTSTAGRLTVASGADAALDMISLFPRDTYKGRENGLRKDLAEKIAALEPGFLRFPGGCLVNTGSHEAYDEKSGWQRKRSYQWKDTIGPVEQRATNANFWGYNQSYGLGYYEYFQFAEDTGAMPLPVVPALVTGCGQNKATDDPALLKRHIQDTLDLIEFANGPVSSEWGKKRARMGHPKPFGLTHLAVGNEENLPEEFFARFKEFRAAIEAKHPEITVISNSGPDDSGSIFDKAWQLNRDANVAMVDEHYYNSPQWFLENNDRYDSYDRGGPKVFLGEYASQGNTFGNALSEAAFMTGLERNADVVKLASYAPLLANEDYVQWKPNMIWFDNDQSWGSANYETQKLFMRNVGDEVVPSKASGTPATSGPITGAVGLSTWATSAAYDDVSVTGADGKPLFSDDFSAGDGRWTKAAGKGTWTVRDGAYVQSDETAENTLVTAGDKGWQNYDLKVKATKKSGKEGFMVAFGVKDTGNHYWWNLGGWNNTQSAVEKTVDGAKQTVIQDTTKIEAGRSYDLRVEVRGRQVTLYLDGKKWGSFTDDKPAEPFRQVVTRDKATGDLIVKVVNAQATQARTKVDLGRGAKVAPKARVTTLAADPAAENTKDESPVKPVDSVFNGVDDSFSYTFPAHSVTFLRIKTG; this is translated from the coding sequence ATGGCACGTAGACGAGGGAGCCTCGCGCTCACCGTCACCGCCCTGCTGGCCGGCACGCTCGCCGTCGGTCCGAGCGCCGCGGCCGAGCCGACCGACTACACGATCGACGTCGACACCGCCGGCGCCGGCGCGAAGATCGACGACACGATGTACGGCGTCTTCTACGAGGACATCAACCGCGCCGCGGACGGCGGGCTGTACGCCGAACTCGTCCAGAACAGGTCCTTCGAGTACGAGCCCGCGGACAACCGGAACTACACACCGTTGACCTCGTGGGACACCAAGGGCACCGCGAAGGTCGTGAACGACGGCGGCCGCCTCCACGAGCGCAACCGCAACTACCTCTCCCTGGCAGCCGGTTCGTCCGTCACCAACTCCGGATACAACACCGGCATCGCGGTCGAGAAGGGCAAGCGGTACGACTTCTCGGTCTGGGCCCGCACGGACCGCGCCGGCGGAGCGCCGCTCACCCTCACCCTGCACGACGCCTCGGGCGAGCTCGCCGCGGCCCGCCGGGTCACCGCGCGCGGCGGCTGGGCCAAGTACAAGGCGTCCTTCACCGCCACCCGGACCTCCACCGCGGGCCGGCTGACGGTCGCCTCGGGGGCGGACGCCGCCCTCGACATGATCTCCCTCTTCCCCCGCGACACCTACAAGGGCCGCGAGAACGGCCTGCGCAAGGACCTCGCCGAGAAGATCGCCGCCCTGGAGCCCGGGTTCCTGCGCTTCCCCGGCGGCTGCCTCGTCAACACCGGCAGCCATGAGGCGTACGACGAGAAGTCCGGCTGGCAGCGCAAGCGCTCCTACCAGTGGAAGGACACCATAGGCCCGGTCGAGCAGCGCGCCACCAACGCCAACTTCTGGGGCTACAACCAGAGTTACGGGCTCGGCTACTACGAGTACTTCCAGTTCGCCGAGGACACCGGCGCCATGCCGCTGCCCGTGGTGCCCGCCCTGGTGACCGGCTGCGGCCAGAACAAGGCCACCGACGACCCGGCCCTGCTCAAGCGCCACATCCAGGACACCCTTGACCTCATCGAGTTCGCCAACGGCCCGGTGAGCAGCGAGTGGGGCAAGAAGCGCGCCCGCATGGGCCACCCCAAGCCCTTCGGCCTCACACATCTGGCGGTCGGCAACGAGGAGAACCTCCCCGAGGAGTTCTTCGCCCGCTTCAAGGAGTTCCGGGCCGCCATCGAGGCCAAGCACCCGGAGATCACCGTCATCTCCAACTCCGGGCCCGACGACAGCGGTTCGATTTTTGACAAGGCGTGGCAGCTCAACCGCGACGCGAACGTGGCGATGGTCGACGAGCACTACTACAACAGCCCGCAGTGGTTCCTGGAGAACAACGACCGCTACGACTCCTACGACCGGGGCGGCCCCAAGGTCTTCCTCGGTGAGTACGCCTCGCAGGGCAACACCTTCGGCAACGCCCTGTCCGAGGCCGCGTTCATGACCGGCCTGGAGCGCAACGCGGACGTCGTGAAGCTCGCCTCGTACGCGCCGCTGCTCGCCAACGAGGACTACGTCCAGTGGAAGCCGAACATGATCTGGTTCGACAACGACCAGTCGTGGGGCTCGGCGAACTACGAGACGCAGAAGCTCTTCATGCGCAACGTCGGCGACGAGGTCGTGCCCTCCAAGGCCTCCGGTACGCCCGCCACCTCGGGACCGATCACCGGCGCCGTCGGTCTGTCCACCTGGGCCACCAGCGCCGCCTACGACGACGTCTCCGTCACCGGCGCGGACGGCAAGCCCCTGTTCTCCGACGACTTCTCCGCCGGTGACGGCCGGTGGACCAAGGCGGCCGGCAAGGGCACGTGGACCGTCCGGGACGGCGCGTACGTCCAGTCCGACGAGACGGCTGAGAACACCCTGGTCACCGCCGGCGACAAGGGCTGGCAGAACTACGACCTGAAGGTGAAGGCCACCAAGAAGTCCGGCAAGGAGGGCTTCATGGTCGCCTTCGGCGTCAAGGACACCGGGAACCACTACTGGTGGAACCTCGGCGGCTGGAACAACACCCAGTCCGCCGTCGAGAAGACCGTCGACGGCGCCAAGCAGACGGTGATCCAGGACACCACCAAGATCGAGGCGGGCCGCAGCTACGACCTCCGCGTCGAGGTGCGCGGCCGCCAGGTGACGCTCTACCTCGACGGCAAGAAGTGGGGCTCCTTCACCGACGACAAGCCCGCCGAGCCCTTCCGCCAGGTCGTCACGCGCGACAAGGCGACCGGCGACCTCATCGTGAAGGTGGTCAACGCCCAGGCGACGCAGGCCCGCACGAAGGTCGACCTCGGCCGGGGCGCGAAGGTCGCGCCGAAGGCACGCGTGACCACGCTGGCCGCGGACCCGGCCGCCGAGAACACGAAGGACGAGTCGCCGGTGAAGCCGGTCGACTCGGTCTTCAACGGGGTCGACGACTCGTTCTCGTACACCTTCCCCGCGCACTCCGTGACGTTCCTGCGGATCAAGACCGGCTGA